In Candidatus Obscuribacterales bacterium, the sequence CTGCCTCGCTGACTAGTTCGGCAACCTGCCCATCGTAATTCCCTTCTGGATAGGTGAAATAGTCAATGGGGATGCCTAAGCGCTCTTCTAGCTCCTGCTTGGAACCAGCAATTTCTTGGCGGGCATCTTCTATGGAGAGATCTCGCAAATCGGCCGGGTGGGTAATGCTATGGGCGGCGATCGTTACCAGTGGATCGGCGGCCATCTGTGCAAGTTGCTCCCAGTCTAGACCTGGCCGCCCATGATCTCGTCCCACTTTATAGGTATAGATGGAAAACAGGCCTGGATAGCCATAGTCTTGGAGCAGTGGCCAAACGTAGTCATGGTGTCCGAGATAGCCATCATCAAAAGTTAGTAAAATAGGCTTCTCCGGCAGGGGCAGCCCGGTGCGCAGATGGTTGACCAGTTGATCCATACTGACGGGAGTGAGGCCATGGTTGCGAATGAGTTGGAGATGGGCTTCAAACTCCTCTGGGGTGACATCAAAGAAAACGTCTTTCTCTGCCACGATATCGTGGTACATGATCACCGGTACCTTGGCTAGGCGGGCCTGGTCGTGGATTTCTGGCCAGGGACTGGGATTGAGCTGGGCTATCCACTGCGGGGCAGCCATCGTGATCAACGGCTCCATGGAGCTCTGGGGCTGCTCGACCCACTCAACCAGTTGCAGGATCACTTGGGTCACTGTCTGCACAGACAGGGGGAAGGGCAAAGACTGACACTGTTGGCCAAGGTTCACCGTCGGTGAGCTTGCGTCGAGGGGAGCATCCGTGGACGTAGCTGTGGGCTCAGATCTGTCGTTGAGCGATCGCTCTTCGGCACGTTGGGCTTGTACCGGTGTAGATTGCCACGCTTGGGTACGTACGATCGCTACGGTGCTGGCAATTACTAGAAGTAGAATCTGTCTTCGCCAAGGATGGCGCTGTAGGCAAGAGGTTAGGGACTGCATCCAGTCAGCGGGCATGGTCATAGGTTGTCTGGGTTTGAGTCGCGCTCTCGATAGGTGGCTCTCGATCGGTATAGATAGAGGGGTCAGATCTTGTCATACTGGCTCACACAGGCATCATCCGCTCAGAGTAGACAATGTGTGAGAAGACAAGTAAAACTCTGTGTAGCTTTGCTTCTTATAGACATACCGCTACAACGTTAACTCTAGATAAAGTAATTTGACCAAGATGTTGGAGATGGTCGATGGGACATGAGGGCTTTGTGGCTCAGGACATCTACGACAATCTTCGGCAACTCCTATTTGCTTAAGCAACAAAAGATGAAAAATTTTCGAGACTATGGGGCGATCGCCCTCCTAGAGGCTAGAGTTGGGGTAAACCCATTCAGCCATTAAAGAAATCATGACAGTCTATCAAGAAGATGTGTCTGAAACCATGAACCAGACGACTCTCTCGACCAGCTATGTAGATGTAATTGAAACTGTCATCTCTAGCCTAGAGGAAGACCAGAGCGCGATGGTTAGCCATACTGACGATGGCGACCTATGGAAGTTTCAGTACGGCACAGTGGAAGTCTTTGTGTTGCTCACGGGCAACAAGGAAGATGATCTGTTCAAAGTGTGGGCCACGGTTATGGATCTTCCCGCCAAGGATGAGCCAGGGCTGATGCGCAGACTGCTGGAAAAGAACTGGTCTGAAACCCTAGAAGCCAGCTTTGGCATTGTCAATCAGCAGGTAGTGGTGTTAGCTAGCCGCACGGTTGACGATCTCTCACCAGCAGAAATTTCCCGCAATATCACCATTGTGGCAACCATTGCCGACGAGAACGACGAAATACTCAAGGAAGAGTTTGGCGGTTAGGGTATTCGCCCAAGATGGGGCTTGCTCAGATTAGTTCACTATAGTACAATTGAACTAAAGACACATTGATTCTAGAGTTGTACGGCAGTCCGCCTATGGGCTGCTTTTTTATGAGCGATCGCCCTTGCCTGACCCTGGGAGGCTATAGCCTAGGATTAACGAAGCAGGTGCATGCTCTAAATGGTGCGGCTCCATATTAGAATAAAAGAGCTAGCAAGCAATACAGATGTACTTATTTTGACATCAGGTCGTTTCACCTATGGTTCAATACACCCTCACTCAAAGCCCTGAGATTATCCTATCGGTGCCCGGTAAAGATTCTCAGAAAGCACGCAACAAGGCGATGGAGCAACTGATGGAATTAATGGATGAGGGCAAGCTCCCCACTGAGCTGTCGAATGGGTTTAGTCCTAGCGAATTCATTGAGGTCAAAGAGCCGGAGGTGACGCCCTCGGATGATGAAGACGCTATTACCCATGCTGTGCAAGTACTCAGCAATCTGGCGACGCTGAAAATGAAGGTGCAGTCCTCCCGGGAGGAGGCCATGGCGATTCGCACCCAGATCGATAAGTTGTTCAGCGATGCGTTGGTGACCGAGGAAGAACTCACGGATCTCAAGCAGGGGTTTAAGGTGCTGAAAACCTTTGCCCAAAGCAATGTGCGCTATCGGGAAGCTCGGGCCCAGGCAGAAGAGGCCCGCACCATTCTCGATCGCGCTCTGAAAAGTGGTGACTAAAATCTAAAGGGCAATCGCGTCCGGTTCCCCAGATCCCATAAAGAAAGGGCGATCGCTCCCAGACCTAAGACCGGCGTCAGCCAGTTGCCCCAGCGCACGTAGAGGGTTCGGGTTTGGCGGCGGTAGACGGTGTGGGCATGGAGTTCATAGGTGTTGATGTCAGACATCCAGAGGGTATGACCATGGGCATCGACGATGCCAGAGTAGCCGGTGTTGGTAGCTCGTACGGCCCAGCGATCGCTTTCGATGGCTCGCATCACGTCTTGAGCATGATGCTGGGTCGGCATCGATTCTGCATAGTGAGCATTGTTAGAGGCTGTGAGAATTAATTGACCGCCTTGGGCCGTCTGCTGCTGAAAGTGCTGGGGAAAGGCTGATTCGTAGCAAATGCCAACCGTCATCAGTCCCCAGGGGGTCTCGAATCTGGGGCGTATATCGCCAGCGATCATGCGAGCATCAAGGGGCGATAGCCGGTTAATGAGTCCCCCGAGCCAGCGCTCGAAGGGAATGTATTCGCCTAAGGGCACCAGCCGCGCCTTGCGATATTCACTGTAGGTACGTCCATCTCCCAAGACGGTAAACAAGCTATTGGCAATGTCGCCTCCCTCTCCGCCGAAAGCTCCTAGCCAGATGGGAGTTTGCTGTTTCACCACGGCTTGGTAAAGCGAGGTGCGAGTATGCCGTGGACTTGTCCAGACGGTGGGCAGGGCAGTTTCTGGGGTCAACACCACATCAACCCCCTGCTCGGATAGGGTTTCATAGCCTGTGGTGTAGCCTTCGATCGCCCGTCGCCACCCTTCGTCGTAGAGCTTGATGGTATTGGGAATATTGCCTTGAATGATGCCCACCTTCAGGGCAGCGGCGGGGTCATCCTGAAGGGGTTGGATATAAAGCCAGCCGCCGATCAGGTGGGCGCTGATCAGGAGGGCGATCGCTCCTAGTCCATAGGTTCGTGCAGCGGGACGGGAATGGGGCGATCGCCAAGCGATGACTGCGTAGGCCAGCGCACCGTTGACGCCGACGAGCACAGCGGTGATTGTCCAGGGGCCAGAGATCTGACCGAGGTGCAGCAGCAGTAGATTATAGGGGCTTTGGCTATAGGCGATCGCTGACCAGTAGAGCACTCCCCGGCTCCAGATCCATTCAATGGCGCACCAGAGCACGACACCCCACAGGATAGAAAGCCATGGTCGAGGCTGTAGCTGTCGCAGGATTAAGGTTTGAGCGATTGCCCACACGACGGTGATTCCTGCCCCCCAGAGGGTAATGATCAGCCAGCAGACAAGGGCGATGGTGATACTGGCCAGCCAAGGTACGCCCATCCAGGTCATGGGATGCACGCCGGTGATCCAGGCTAGGGCTAGGCCGTGATAGCCTACGCCCCAGGCTAGACCTAGGGCAGCGGCCTGGCGGAGGTTGGAGACGATGGAGTCTGGCCGCAGCGATCGCTGATACACCACCCACCAAAGGGGGGCGATCGCTACCCAAGCTAGCCCATACATACCCACTGGAACCGGCGTCAGCCCCATCACCAGCCCCCCGATCGCCGCAACAATCAGGAGGTTATGGAGCCAGAGCCAACGCCAAAGGCGGCTGTACCATGAGCTAGAGGATCGTTCAGTCTTAGTCGGGACAGTCGTTGGTTTCATCCTCTGTCGCATCTACTGTCCCGTCTACCACGGTTGCATCTACGTCTAGAGCTTGGTTATCAGACGCAGTTGAATCAACGGTCTCTACTTCATCCAACTCTGACCCATCCGCATCGTCTAGGGAAGCAGTCTCATCAAGCTCCTCGTTAGCCGGTGGCACTAGGGCCACCGCCACGATGGCATCATCTTCATCCAAGCGCTGCACTCGTACCCCAGTGGCAGAGCGAGACTGGCAGGTAATCGCTTTCACCACCTGACGGATAATGATGCCCCGGCTGGTGACGATAATAAACTCATCGGCATCGTTGACAACCCGGAGCGCGGCTAGCTCATCCTTGGGTAAGCGGAACTTAATGGCCCGCACACCCATGCCGGCCCGGTTTTGCAAACGAAACTCCGACACCGGCACCCGTTTACCCAAGCCACCGGTGGTAATCACCAGCACCCAAGGGCCTTGATTGCGGGGCGAATTGACGTCGAGATCCTCTGTCTCGCCCTCCAGTTCCGGTTCATCTGCGCTGTTCATCACCTGCTCCACCACTTGGCTCGACAGGATGTCCATACTGATCAGCTCATCACCTTTCCGCAGCGCCATGGATTTGACGCCACGGGTGGGTCGCCCTAGAGGACGTAGCTGTTCCTGATCGGTGCGGAAGTGAATGGTCATGCCCTTGCGGGTACCGATGATCACGCTGTCTTCCGAATGGGCCCGGCGCACCCAGCGCAACTGATCGCCTTCCACTAGGGAGATGGCAATCAAGCCGTTGGTGCGAATGTTGCTGAA encodes:
- a CDS encoding polysaccharide deacetylase family protein, with amino-acid sequence MTMPADWMQSLTSCLQRHPWRRQILLLVIASTVAIVRTQAWQSTPVQAQRAEERSLNDRSEPTATSTDAPLDASSPTVNLGQQCQSLPFPLSVQTVTQVILQLVEWVEQPQSSMEPLITMAAPQWIAQLNPSPWPEIHDQARLAKVPVIMYHDIVAEKDVFFDVTPEEFEAHLQLIRNHGLTPVSMDQLVNHLRTGLPLPEKPILLTFDDGYLGHHDYVWPLLQDYGYPGLFSIYTYKVGRDHGRPGLDWEQLAQMAADPLVTIAAHSITHPADLRDLSIEDARQEIAGSKQELEERLGIPIDYFTYPEGNYDGQVAELVSEAGFSAALTMSNTEDLVAGESDNLLAIARLGQSQLEDVLDQAWGGVPLGFFEGMADFTAPIIKQQHTVDDIPLTLITGGKPITVHADSRYQVQDIIANTDIVAAVDGGFFSLEYLDSNQMIGPVYSQNTQQFIPGDRNDIYRLINRPLVMMNATGVQFIPFNPDVHNSLEGLQTEMPDITDAFIAAAWLVRDGQPQPAETFAGLFDFDAKRHRAFWGINQAGQPVIGVSHNFVDSVHLGEILANLGLYNAVMLDSGASTSLSYEGASLVGYEPRPVPHIVGLMPPISTDPCATSLHGMPASAQH
- a CDS encoding YbjN domain-containing protein; its protein translation is MTVYQEDVSETMNQTTLSTSYVDVIETVISSLEEDQSAMVSHTDDGDLWKFQYGTVEVFVLLTGNKEDDLFKVWATVMDLPAKDEPGLMRRLLEKNWSETLEASFGIVNQQVVVLASRTVDDLSPAEISRNITIVATIADENDEILKEEFGG
- the lnt gene encoding apolipoprotein N-acyltransferase; protein product: MKPTTVPTKTERSSSSWYSRLWRWLWLHNLLIVAAIGGLVMGLTPVPVGMYGLAWVAIAPLWWVVYQRSLRPDSIVSNLRQAAALGLAWGVGYHGLALAWITGVHPMTWMGVPWLASITIALVCWLIITLWGAGITVVWAIAQTLILRQLQPRPWLSILWGVVLWCAIEWIWSRGVLYWSAIAYSQSPYNLLLLHLGQISGPWTITAVLVGVNGALAYAVIAWRSPHSRPAARTYGLGAIALLISAHLIGGWLYIQPLQDDPAAALKVGIIQGNIPNTIKLYDEGWRRAIEGYTTGYETLSEQGVDVVLTPETALPTVWTSPRHTRTSLYQAVVKQQTPIWLGAFGGEGGDIANSLFTVLGDGRTYSEYRKARLVPLGEYIPFERWLGGLINRLSPLDARMIAGDIRPRFETPWGLMTVGICYESAFPQHFQQQTAQGGQLILTASNNAHYAESMPTQHHAQDVMRAIESDRWAVRATNTGYSGIVDAHGHTLWMSDINTYELHAHTVYRRQTRTLYVRWGNWLTPVLGLGAIALSLWDLGNRTRLPFRF